A stretch of Shinella zoogloeoides DNA encodes these proteins:
- a CDS encoding ABC transporter ATP-binding protein produces the protein MAEFIRFDRITKFYGPLCVVENLDLSIDKGEFVSLLGPSGSGKTTLLMMLAGFEQPTSGNILLDGTAINAVPTHRRDMGVVFQSYALFPHMSVGDNIAFPLQMRGIAKAEIGARVKRALDMVQLSALVDRRPSQLSGGQQQRVALARALVFEPRVVLMDEPLGALDKQLREQMQLDIRDLHRRLGLTIVFVTHDQSEALTMSDRVAVFNKGKIEQIGTPRQVYDEPATRFVAEFIGETNLVEGVVEAVQGAEATVRLASGAQIVSAVSGTVASGQPVFLSIRPERVDLSETRGDARNVLETEVTDSVYQGDHLRVQLQNATHPLIAKLGRRSREFPPGTRVFAAFSAGDCRVIAP, from the coding sequence TTGGCCGAATTCATCCGCTTCGACCGCATCACCAAATTCTACGGCCCGCTCTGCGTGGTCGAGAATCTCGATCTTTCCATCGACAAGGGCGAGTTCGTCAGCCTGCTCGGCCCGTCCGGCTCCGGCAAGACGACGCTCCTGATGATGCTGGCTGGCTTCGAGCAGCCGACCTCCGGCAACATCCTGCTCGACGGGACCGCCATCAACGCCGTGCCCACCCACAGGCGCGACATGGGCGTCGTCTTCCAGAGCTACGCGCTCTTTCCGCACATGTCCGTCGGCGATAACATCGCCTTTCCGCTGCAGATGCGCGGCATCGCCAAGGCGGAGATCGGTGCGCGCGTCAAGCGGGCGCTCGACATGGTGCAGCTCTCGGCCCTCGTCGACCGCCGCCCCTCGCAGCTTTCCGGCGGCCAGCAGCAGCGCGTGGCGCTCGCCCGCGCGCTGGTCTTCGAGCCGCGCGTGGTGCTGATGGACGAGCCGCTTGGCGCGCTCGACAAGCAACTTCGCGAACAGATGCAGCTCGATATCCGCGATTTGCACCGTCGCCTCGGCCTCACCATCGTTTTCGTCACGCATGACCAGTCCGAAGCGCTCACCATGTCGGACCGGGTCGCCGTCTTCAACAAGGGCAAGATCGAGCAGATCGGCACGCCTCGTCAGGTTTACGATGAGCCGGCGACGCGTTTCGTCGCCGAGTTCATCGGCGAGACCAATCTTGTCGAGGGTGTCGTGGAGGCCGTGCAGGGCGCGGAAGCGACCGTCCGCCTTGCCTCCGGCGCGCAGATCGTGTCCGCCGTGTCCGGCACCGTCGCCTCCGGCCAGCCCGTCTTCCTATCCATCCGGCCGGAACGCGTCGATCTCAGCGAGACGCGCGGCGACGCGCGCAACGTGCTCGAAACGGAGGTCACCGACAGCGTCTACCAGGGCGATCATCTGCGCGTACAGCTGCAGAACGCCACCCATCCGCTGATCGCCAAGCTCGGCCGCCGGTCGCGGGAGTTTCCGCCGGGCACCAGGGTCTTCGCCGCCTTTTCGGCCGGCGACTGCCGGGTCATCGCGCCATGA
- a CDS encoding ABC transporter substrate-binding protein: MKSILKSGVLAAAAIVLTAGIAAPTFARDLTVVSWGGNYQDAQRNIYFKPFAEKTGKPVLDEAWDGGIGVIQSKVKAGAPNWDAVQVEAEELALGCADGLYEKIDWDKMGGKDKFLDSAVNDCGVGAIVWSTAIAYDGDKLKEGPASWADFWNVEKFPGKRSLRKGPKYTLEFALLADGVSKDEIYDVLGTEEGVARAFKKLDELKPNIVWWESGAQPLQFLASGEVAMTSAYNGRITGINRSEGKNFKVVFPGSIYAVDSWVVLKDAENKDAAQDFIAFASLPENQAKLPEFVAYGLPNKDAASKVPAEFSKDLPTDPANMTDSIPLNVDFWIDNAETLTARFNAWLAQ; the protein is encoded by the coding sequence ATGAAGTCAATTCTGAAATCGGGTGTCCTGGCGGCTGCCGCCATCGTGCTGACGGCCGGCATCGCCGCGCCGACATTCGCGCGGGACCTGACCGTCGTGTCCTGGGGCGGCAACTATCAGGACGCCCAGCGCAATATCTACTTCAAGCCGTTTGCCGAAAAGACCGGCAAGCCGGTGCTCGACGAGGCCTGGGACGGCGGCATCGGCGTCATCCAGTCGAAGGTCAAGGCCGGCGCGCCGAACTGGGACGCCGTGCAGGTGGAAGCCGAGGAACTGGCGCTCGGCTGTGCCGATGGCCTCTACGAGAAGATCGACTGGGACAAGATGGGCGGCAAGGACAAGTTCCTCGACAGCGCGGTCAATGACTGCGGCGTCGGCGCCATCGTCTGGTCGACGGCCATCGCCTATGACGGCGACAAGCTGAAGGAAGGCCCGGCCTCCTGGGCGGACTTCTGGAATGTCGAGAAATTCCCCGGCAAGCGCTCGCTGCGCAAGGGACCGAAATACACGCTGGAATTCGCCCTGCTCGCCGATGGCGTCTCCAAGGACGAGATCTATGACGTGCTCGGCACCGAGGAGGGCGTCGCGCGCGCCTTCAAGAAGCTCGACGAGCTGAAGCCGAACATCGTCTGGTGGGAGTCGGGCGCCCAGCCGCTGCAGTTCCTCGCCTCCGGCGAAGTCGCCATGACCTCGGCCTATAACGGGCGCATCACCGGCATCAACCGCTCGGAAGGCAAGAACTTCAAGGTCGTCTTCCCGGGCAGCATCTATGCCGTCGATAGCTGGGTCGTGCTGAAGGACGCCGAGAACAAGGATGCCGCGCAGGACTTCATCGCCTTCGCCAGCCTGCCGGAAAACCAGGCCAAGCTGCCGGAATTCGTCGCCTACGGCCTGCCAAACAAGGATGCCGCCTCCAAGGTGCCGGCGGAATTCTCCAAGGACCTGCCGACCGATCCGGCCAACATGACGGACTCGATCCCGCTCAACGTCGATTTCTGGATCGACAACGCGGAAACGCTGACGGCGCGCTTCAACGCCTGGCTGGCGCAGTAA
- a CDS encoding ABC transporter permease, which yields MPMKIAKATFATLTILFLVAPLIAILPLAFTSSVILTYPIPSWSLRWFEELFFADAWRRAIVNSLIIGTGTTLLATVLGTAASLGLRNRLILFRGTVRTLFLLPMVVPAVVLGVGMQVLLARFGLTNSYLGVIIAHTVVAVPFVVVSVTGALAGIDERVELAAQSLGASPTTVFRRITLPLAMPGVLSGAVLAFATSLDEVVLTLFVAGPNQRTLARQMFSSIRENISPAIAAAAFLFIVATVAIGLVVVLSRSMLAKRR from the coding sequence ATGCCGATGAAAATCGCCAAGGCCACCTTCGCCACGCTGACGATCCTCTTCCTCGTCGCGCCGCTCATCGCCATCCTGCCGCTCGCCTTCACATCGAGCGTCATCCTGACCTATCCGATCCCGTCCTGGTCGCTGCGCTGGTTTGAGGAGCTGTTCTTCGCCGACGCCTGGCGGCGGGCGATCGTCAACAGCCTGATCATCGGCACCGGCACGACTCTGCTGGCGACCGTGCTCGGCACCGCCGCCTCGCTCGGCCTGCGCAACCGGCTCATCCTCTTCCGCGGTACGGTGCGCACGCTCTTCCTGCTGCCCATGGTCGTGCCGGCCGTGGTGCTGGGGGTCGGCATGCAGGTTTTGCTGGCCCGTTTCGGCCTGACGAACAGCTATCTGGGCGTGATCATCGCCCATACGGTCGTCGCCGTGCCCTTCGTGGTGGTGAGCGTCACCGGGGCGCTGGCCGGCATCGACGAGCGCGTGGAGCTTGCCGCCCAGAGCCTCGGCGCTTCGCCGACGACGGTCTTCCGGCGCATCACCTTGCCGCTCGCCATGCCCGGCGTGCTTTCCGGCGCCGTGCTGGCGTTCGCGACCTCGCTCGACGAAGTGGTTCTGACGCTTTTCGTCGCCGGCCCCAACCAGCGCACGCTGGCGCGGCAGATGTTCTCCAGCATCCGTGAGAATATCAGCCCCGCCATCGCCGCCGCGGCCTTCCTCTTCATCGTCGCAACGGTCGCCATCGGCCTCGTGGTCGTGCTATCGCGCTCGATGCTGGCGAAACGTCGCTAG
- a CDS encoding ABC transporter permease, whose amino-acid sequence MSAASSRTGRSLLLLAPLLLFLVGFFVWPLFSMMSQAVSDPAVLRLLPRSAEVLRDWDRTSPPTIPMQAALMEDLRAVDDDQALGDMVRRLNSARSGFRTLMGKTTSALADTDNPPADLVSIDKRWEKPEFWLAIADALSPYTDRNLLAALDLGRNAAGSIEHLPPDQSVNRVILVRTFWIAALVTFACACIGYPYAIIAASLSGWKRDLMLGAVLLPLWTSLLVRTAAWFILLQEQGLINDLLRGIGLIDAPLALIFNRTGVIIAMTHVLLPFMVLPIYSVLITIPKNLMPAAASLGAHPLRAFLRVLLPLSLRGVASGSLLVFISAIGYYITPALIGGPGDQMISSIIAFYATGSANWGMAGALGVVLLVATLLLYSVYARLSSDEPGRR is encoded by the coding sequence ATGAGCGCGGCGTCATCGCGCACCGGGCGGTCGCTTCTCCTGCTGGCGCCGCTGCTCCTCTTTCTCGTCGGCTTCTTCGTCTGGCCGCTCTTCAGCATGATGTCGCAGGCCGTCTCGGATCCGGCCGTGCTCCGGCTCCTGCCGCGCAGCGCCGAGGTGCTGAGGGACTGGGACCGCACGTCCCCGCCGACCATCCCCATGCAGGCGGCGCTGATGGAAGACCTGAGGGCGGTCGACGATGACCAGGCGCTCGGCGACATGGTGCGCCGGCTCAATAGTGCCCGCTCCGGCTTCCGCACCCTGATGGGCAAGACGACGAGCGCGCTCGCCGACACCGACAACCCGCCCGCCGACCTCGTCTCCATCGACAAGCGCTGGGAGAAGCCGGAATTCTGGCTTGCCATCGCCGATGCGCTCTCGCCCTATACCGACCGCAACCTGCTCGCCGCCCTCGATCTCGGCCGCAATGCGGCGGGCAGCATCGAGCATTTGCCGCCGGACCAGTCCGTCAACCGGGTGATCCTCGTGCGCACCTTCTGGATCGCCGCGCTGGTCACCTTCGCCTGCGCCTGCATCGGCTATCCCTATGCCATCATCGCCGCCTCGCTGTCCGGCTGGAAACGCGACCTGATGCTCGGCGCGGTGCTGCTGCCGCTCTGGACGTCGCTCCTGGTGCGCACCGCGGCCTGGTTCATCCTCCTGCAGGAGCAGGGGCTTATCAACGATCTCCTGCGCGGCATCGGCCTCATCGATGCGCCGCTGGCGCTGATCTTCAACCGCACCGGCGTCATCATCGCCATGACCCATGTGCTTCTGCCCTTCATGGTGCTGCCGATTTATTCCGTGCTGATCACCATTCCGAAGAACCTGATGCCGGCCGCCGCCTCGCTCGGCGCCCATCCGCTGCGCGCGTTCCTGCGCGTTCTCTTACCGCTCAGCCTGCGTGGCGTCGCTTCCGGCAGCCTGCTCGTCTTCATCTCGGCCATCGGCTACTACATCACGCCGGCGCTGATCGGCGGGCCGGGCGACCAGATGATCTCCTCGATCATCGCCTTCTATGCGACCGGCTCGGCGAACTGGGGCATGGCCGGCGCGCTCGGCGTCGTGCTGCTGGTGGCGACGCTCCTGCTCTACAGCGTCTATGCCCGCCTCTCCAGCGACGAACCGGGGAGGCGCTGA
- a CDS encoding methyl-accepting chemotaxis protein codes for MSFLTNARIRTKILAPLIGICAVAVAGMSIMAMQFKKTDDLYSEFVARDNAAVARMNNLRGGVNVAAYKAYIAATADAATMADGEIVRSYERTRQAVKEGFGEIRSFLPAASPELDAFERRFDDILVITDEAVALSKKGEFAAAVARNVGSDDPVRVLGDEMGAWSAKLAERVAARSDELSAATASTIFYSLLVLGLAIVAGMAGSLLIASRGITTPIATLRSRMETLAAGQTEEAVAGMERRDEVGQMAAAVAVFRDNAIERLRLEQEAENGRSLSERERREREAQKAREAAEIQHAVDALGTGLTHLSDGDVSYQIVTPFAAHLDSLRENFNQSVGKLQATLRSVGENANAIDAGASEVRAAADDLSKRTEQQAASVEETAAALEEITTTVRDAAKRAEEAGQLVARTRAGAEKSGEVVRRAVEAMREIERSSGEITNIIGVIDDIAFQTNLLALNAGVEAARAGEAGKGFAVVAQEVRELAQRSAQAAKEIKGLITASSSQVQAGVALVGETGAALQTIVTEVQDINANVNAIVESAREQSVGLGEINQAVNTMDQGTQQNAAMVEQSTAASHSLAKEASSLKQLLAQFTLGNGSVGHAPVRLAGPASAPVVSPARGLGRKVASALGGAAAATAAQDWEEF; via the coding sequence ATGTCCTTTCTTACCAATGCCAGGATCAGAACGAAGATTCTCGCGCCCCTCATCGGCATTTGCGCCGTTGCGGTTGCGGGCATGTCGATCATGGCCATGCAGTTCAAAAAAACCGACGATCTCTATTCGGAGTTCGTGGCGCGAGACAATGCAGCGGTCGCGCGCATGAACAACCTGCGCGGCGGGGTCAATGTCGCCGCCTACAAGGCGTATATTGCCGCCACGGCCGATGCTGCGACCATGGCCGATGGCGAGATCGTCCGGAGCTACGAGCGCACGCGGCAGGCGGTGAAGGAGGGGTTCGGCGAGATCAGGTCGTTCCTGCCCGCCGCCTCCCCGGAGTTGGATGCGTTCGAGAGGCGTTTCGACGATATTCTTGTCATCACGGACGAAGCCGTGGCGCTTTCCAAGAAGGGTGAGTTTGCAGCGGCAGTGGCGCGCAATGTCGGTTCGGACGATCCTGTTCGCGTGCTCGGCGATGAAATGGGGGCATGGAGCGCGAAGCTGGCCGAGCGCGTTGCGGCCCGGAGCGACGAGCTGAGCGCCGCCACCGCCTCGACGATCTTCTATTCCCTCCTCGTTCTCGGCCTTGCGATCGTCGCCGGCATGGCTGGTTCTCTTCTGATCGCCTCGCGCGGCATCACCACGCCGATCGCGACGTTGCGCTCGCGGATGGAAACGCTTGCGGCAGGACAGACCGAGGAAGCGGTTGCCGGCATGGAGCGCCGTGACGAAGTCGGGCAGATGGCCGCTGCCGTCGCCGTCTTCAGGGACAACGCCATCGAGCGCCTCCGCCTCGAGCAGGAGGCGGAGAATGGCCGCAGCCTGTCTGAACGGGAGCGCCGGGAGCGCGAGGCGCAGAAGGCCCGCGAGGCCGCCGAGATCCAGCATGCCGTCGACGCGCTTGGAACCGGTCTGACCCATCTTTCCGACGGCGATGTCTCCTACCAGATCGTGACGCCCTTTGCCGCGCATCTCGACAGTCTTCGCGAGAACTTCAACCAGTCCGTCGGCAAGCTGCAGGCGACCCTCCGGTCGGTCGGGGAAAATGCCAATGCCATCGATGCCGGCGCGAGCGAAGTGCGCGCTGCCGCCGACGATCTTTCCAAGCGGACCGAGCAGCAGGCGGCGTCCGTGGAAGAGACAGCGGCCGCGCTGGAAGAGATCACCACGACGGTCCGGGATGCGGCCAAGCGCGCGGAAGAGGCCGGCCAGCTCGTGGCGCGGACCCGCGCCGGCGCCGAGAAGTCAGGGGAGGTCGTGCGCCGCGCGGTCGAGGCGATGCGCGAGATCGAGCGGTCCTCCGGCGAGATCACCAACATCATCGGCGTCATCGACGATATCGCCTTCCAGACGAACCTCCTCGCCTTGAATGCCGGCGTGGAGGCCGCACGTGCCGGCGAGGCCGGCAAGGGTTTTGCCGTGGTCGCCCAGGAAGTGCGCGAGCTGGCCCAGCGCTCGGCGCAGGCCGCCAAGGAGATCAAGGGCCTCATCACGGCATCCAGCTCGCAGGTGCAGGCCGGCGTGGCACTGGTCGGCGAGACCGGCGCGGCGCTGCAGACCATCGTGACGGAGGTGCAGGACATCAACGCGAACGTCAATGCGATCGTTGAATCCGCCCGCGAACAGTCGGTCGGCCTCGGCGAGATCAACCAGGCGGTCAACACGATGGACCAAGGCACGCAGCAGAACGCCGCGATGGTCGAGCAATCGACCGCGGCCAGCCACAGCCTTGCGAAGGAGGCGTCGTCGCTGAAGCAGCTTCTCGCCCAGTTCACCCTCGGCAACGGCAGCGTCGGACATGCGCCGGTGCGCCTTGCCGGCCCGGCATCCGCGCCTGTTGTCTCTCCCGCCCGTGGTCTTGGCCGTAAGGTCGCATCCGCCCTCGGCGGTGCCGCCGCGGCCACGGCAGCGCAGGATTGGGAGGAGTTCTGA
- a CDS encoding EAL domain-containing protein, producing MVTGKRGWKGLKKGLAKRRQGAGWAMPSREGKARGPLVVLLFGILPLLLGLPFLILQARQSLDDEAAAIQEFVVERIDAILGHASNAAVEVAGLVGSPCPSAGFDLRRGVTAHPFVRSLNLTENGRIYCSSLEGTVDYAEDSAAYADGRLQLMFGNLVTPNRALLVYRHATASGSVLVGIDGQHVFDVLSLGAEAFRVEIGIGQNWVGKEGTVTDAFSEPGNAIASLAPSAAYPFTVGVAYSHGLVWRHLVFNYWPSWLLLALLGLLSGYAARRFLSQRNSLTAELRRAVDAGEFVPFYQPVVLGESGELAGAEVLVRWMHPIEGIIPPNQFIPLAESSGLIVKMTYQLMDRVQAELLGQLPSLPGRFHIGFNISAAHCTSMELLDRCRAFLKPFPPESVVLFLELTEREAIPATPMTDELFRQLDEMGVQVALDDFGTGNSSLEYLQRFTVNALKIDQSFVAKAGTETLSSHILDIIVDLASRLELFVVAEGVETAMQREYLNKLGVEYMQGYLFGRPVPFTEFAATHLPPASNGAGDRTPI from the coding sequence ATGGTGACAGGCAAAAGGGGCTGGAAGGGGTTGAAAAAGGGATTGGCAAAGCGAAGGCAAGGGGCAGGATGGGCGATGCCGAGTCGGGAGGGAAAAGCCCGCGGCCCTCTGGTTGTGCTGCTGTTCGGGATATTGCCCCTGCTTCTGGGGTTGCCTTTCCTGATCTTGCAAGCCCGACAGTCCCTCGACGACGAGGCGGCGGCCATTCAGGAATTCGTGGTCGAGCGGATCGACGCCATCCTTGGGCATGCGAGCAATGCCGCCGTGGAAGTGGCGGGCCTTGTCGGTAGTCCATGCCCTTCCGCCGGCTTTGACCTGCGGCGGGGAGTGACGGCTCATCCCTTCGTCCGCTCGTTGAACCTTACCGAAAACGGCAGGATTTATTGCTCTTCCCTTGAGGGGACGGTGGACTATGCCGAGGATAGTGCGGCCTATGCGGACGGCCGCCTGCAATTGATGTTCGGGAACCTCGTCACGCCGAACCGGGCGCTGCTCGTCTACCGGCATGCCACGGCATCCGGCTCGGTACTGGTCGGCATCGACGGGCAGCATGTCTTCGACGTGCTCAGCCTCGGTGCCGAGGCATTCAGGGTAGAGATCGGGATCGGGCAGAACTGGGTCGGGAAGGAGGGAACGGTCACCGATGCCTTCTCGGAACCCGGCAATGCCATTGCGAGCCTTGCCCCTTCCGCAGCCTATCCGTTCACTGTCGGCGTGGCCTATAGCCACGGCCTTGTCTGGCGGCACCTCGTTTTCAATTATTGGCCGTCCTGGTTGCTTCTCGCCTTGCTCGGGCTTCTGTCGGGCTATGCGGCCCGTCGGTTCCTTTCCCAGCGCAACTCCTTGACAGCCGAGCTGCGGCGCGCGGTCGACGCCGGTGAGTTCGTGCCTTTCTATCAGCCTGTCGTGCTTGGAGAATCCGGCGAGCTGGCCGGCGCCGAAGTTCTTGTTCGGTGGATGCACCCGATCGAGGGTATCATCCCCCCGAACCAGTTCATCCCGCTTGCCGAAAGCTCGGGCCTGATCGTGAAGATGACCTATCAGCTCATGGACCGCGTCCAGGCAGAGCTGCTCGGGCAACTGCCGAGCCTTCCGGGACGCTTCCACATCGGGTTCAATATTTCGGCGGCGCATTGCACCAGCATGGAACTGCTCGACCGGTGCCGCGCCTTTCTGAAGCCGTTTCCGCCGGAATCCGTCGTCCTCTTCCTGGAACTCACGGAGCGCGAGGCGATCCCCGCGACGCCAATGACCGACGAGCTTTTCCGGCAACTTGACGAGATGGGCGTTCAAGTTGCCCTGGATGACTTCGGAACGGGCAACTCCAGTCTCGAGTATCTGCAGCGGTTCACGGTCAATGCGCTGAAAATCGATCAGAGCTTCGTCGCCAAGGCGGGCACGGAGACGCTCTCCAGCCACATCCTCGACATCATCGTGGATCTTGCATCGAGGCTGGAGCTTTTCGTTGTCGCGGAAGGCGTGGAGACCGCGATGCAGCGCGAATATCTGAACAAGCTCGGCGTCGAATATATGCAGGGATACCTGTTCGGTCGGCCGGTTCCCTTTACGGAGTTCGCCGCGACGCACCTTCCCCCGGCGTCGAATGGGGCCGGCGACCGTACGCCGATTTGA
- a CDS encoding GntR family transcriptional regulator produces the protein MPEFTTLEHENLNSVVYGALCDALMQGRFQPGDRLKIRDLAEQFGTSVTPIRDAILRLANDEAITFRSPRDIRISGLSQDRYREIRTIRVRLEGLAAETAAQMATGADIHEMERILTENEAAIAAGDRLKGTQLNQAFHFMLPRIAGLPVLTTILRRLWLQMGPHISDAYLAGGRAMIDHHYPVVEALKRHDSAAAAMAIIDDILLGGKPILDRIEHGAEGKTRRA, from the coding sequence ATGCCTGAATTTACGACACTGGAACACGAGAACCTCAACAGCGTGGTCTATGGCGCGCTGTGCGACGCGCTGATGCAGGGGCGTTTCCAGCCGGGTGACCGGCTGAAGATCCGCGACCTCGCCGAGCAGTTCGGCACCAGCGTGACGCCGATCCGCGATGCGATCCTGCGCCTTGCCAACGACGAGGCGATCACCTTCCGCTCTCCACGCGACATCCGCATATCCGGTCTCAGCCAGGACCGATACCGGGAGATCCGCACGATCCGCGTCCGTTTGGAGGGGCTTGCGGCGGAAACCGCCGCGCAGATGGCGACGGGCGCCGATATCCATGAAATGGAGCGGATTCTCACGGAAAACGAGGCGGCAATCGCGGCGGGCGACCGACTGAAAGGCACCCAGCTCAACCAGGCGTTCCATTTCATGTTGCCGCGGATCGCCGGGCTTCCCGTGCTCACCACCATCCTGCGCCGCCTCTGGCTGCAGATGGGGCCGCATATTTCCGATGCCTATCTTGCCGGCGGACGCGCGATGATCGATCATCATTATCCGGTCGTCGAGGCATTGAAGCGGCACGATTCCGCCGCCGCCGCCATGGCCATCATCGATGATATCCTGCTCGGTGGAAAGCCGATCCTCGACCGTATCGAGCATGGCGCGGAGGGGAAAACGCGCCGGGCCTGA
- a CDS encoding SDR family NAD(P)-dependent oxidoreductase produces MTEERRYMLLTGASRGIGHATVKLFQSKGWRIFTVSRQAFSEECAWPSARESHIQADLADLTQIDRLAATVRERLPNGKLHALVNNAGISPKGPGKSRLGVLGTDADVWTQVLNVNLVSTALIARALMPELEAAKGSIVNVTSIAGSRVHPFAGVAYAASKAALAALTREMAHEFGRRGVRANAIAPGEIETSILSPGTDALVAAEVPMGRLGEPREVAETIHFLCTEQSSYINGAEIHINGGQHV; encoded by the coding sequence ATGACCGAAGAACGCCGCTACATGTTGCTGACGGGAGCGAGCCGCGGCATCGGCCATGCGACGGTCAAGCTCTTCCAGTCGAAGGGCTGGCGCATCTTCACCGTCTCGCGCCAGGCTTTTTCCGAGGAATGCGCCTGGCCGTCCGCCCGGGAAAGCCACATCCAGGCCGACCTTGCCGACCTCACGCAGATCGACCGCCTTGCCGCCACCGTGCGCGAGCGCCTGCCGAACGGCAAGCTGCACGCGCTGGTCAACAATGCCGGCATCTCGCCGAAGGGGCCGGGCAAGAGCCGCCTCGGCGTGCTGGGCACCGATGCGGATGTCTGGACGCAGGTGCTGAACGTCAATCTCGTCTCGACCGCGTTGATCGCCCGCGCGCTGATGCCGGAGCTGGAGGCGGCGAAAGGCTCGATCGTGAACGTCACGTCGATTGCCGGCTCGCGCGTGCATCCCTTCGCCGGTGTCGCCTATGCGGCCTCCAAGGCGGCGCTCGCGGCGCTGACGCGCGAGATGGCGCATGAATTCGGCCGGCGCGGCGTGCGCGCCAACGCCATAGCGCCGGGCGAGATCGAGACCTCGATCCTCTCGCCGGGAACGGACGCGCTGGTGGCGGCGGAAGTGCCGATGGGACGGCTGGGCGAACCGCGCGAAGTCGCGGAGACCATCCATTTCCTCTGCACGGAGCAATCGTCCTACATCAACGGCGCGGAAATCCACATCAACGGAGGGCAGCACGTCTGA
- a CDS encoding phosphotransferase enzyme family protein: protein MTEPAPAAPKPDSPKPDSMSATWSMTAIEDAQVAVADVYGLAGVVKRLSSERDETFLFTRTDGTDFILKIANPAEDPAALEFQDGALLHLEAAAPAVPVPRLVPTQSGEPSHTLSTIDGPRIMRLLTFLDGELQYRTPASEAQSRNVGRALAELGLGLEHYDGRPPEGKLMWDISHTLDLAAVVGDVAEERRAQAEAVLGEFERSLPAIAALERRQIIHNDFNPHNILLDPAEPTRVAGIIDFGDMVHAPLINDLAVGISYHLATGNWAARAGAFLDGFVSARTLKPEEIELLPLLMRCRLAMSIIIAEWRSARFPENRAYIMRNHAAAWGGLQNIADLTAAGLKRLAPNLTEG, encoded by the coding sequence ATGACGGAGCCAGCGCCCGCCGCCCCGAAACCGGACTCCCCGAAGCCGGACTCGATGTCGGCGACATGGAGCATGACCGCCATCGAGGATGCGCAGGTCGCCGTCGCCGATGTCTATGGGCTTGCGGGCGTCGTGAAGCGCCTTTCCAGCGAGCGGGACGAGACCTTCCTCTTTACCCGGACCGACGGCACCGATTTCATTCTGAAAATCGCCAATCCCGCCGAGGATCCGGCCGCCCTCGAATTCCAGGACGGCGCCCTGCTGCATCTCGAAGCCGCCGCCCCGGCCGTACCCGTGCCGCGGCTTGTGCCGACACAGTCGGGCGAACCGAGCCACACGCTGTCGACAATCGACGGACCGCGCATCATGCGCCTGCTCACCTTCCTCGACGGCGAATTGCAATATCGCACGCCGGCCTCGGAAGCGCAGAGCCGCAATGTCGGCCGGGCGCTGGCCGAACTCGGGCTCGGCCTCGAGCACTATGACGGCCGCCCGCCCGAGGGCAAGCTGATGTGGGATATCTCCCATACCCTCGATCTTGCGGCCGTCGTCGGCGACGTCGCCGAAGAGCGCCGCGCGCAGGCGGAAGCCGTTCTCGGCGAATTCGAGCGCTCCCTGCCGGCCATCGCCGCGCTCGAGCGCCGGCAGATCATCCACAACGATTTCAACCCGCACAACATCCTGCTCGACCCCGCCGAGCCGACAAGGGTCGCCGGCATCATCGATTTCGGCGACATGGTGCATGCCCCCCTGATCAACGATCTCGCCGTCGGCATCTCCTATCACCTCGCCACCGGGAACTGGGCGGCCCGCGCCGGCGCTTTCCTCGACGGGTTCGTATCGGCACGCACGCTGAAGCCGGAGGAGATCGAACTGCTGCCGCTTCTGATGCGCTGCCGCCTCGCCATGTCCATCATCATCGCGGAGTGGCGGTCCGCGCGCTTCCCGGAGAACCGGGCCTATATCATGCGCAACCACGCCGCCGCCTGGGGCGGCCTGCAAAACATTGCCGATCTTACTGCGGCCGGGCTGAAACGGCTCGCGCCCAACTTGACCGAGGGCTGA